A region from the Candidatus Methylomirabilota bacterium genome encodes:
- a CDS encoding LLM class flavin-dependent oxidoreductase, translated as MKTDVLLIPMSARYAEMRAAALAVEEAGFDGLWTWDHLRDPDRDGGPGVPEAWTVLAALAEATRRISLGPLVLNVANRHPGLLANMAATLQAVSGGRLLLGLGAGGSRRTPYAAEQEALGLSVERDEVRARRVAEAIDVMRRLWSGDGGSFAGGAYRLERPSGFLRPDPPPPIIVGGFGPRMAGIAGTHADGFNTQAFHPRLADLVQVARDAHTAAGRDASRFIVTVFAGMEERWLRPDSRARQSLERVGVHRLILLVSPPFDAGEIRRAGRLLGGAPADTR; from the coding sequence ATGAAGACCGACGTGCTCCTCATCCCGATGAGCGCTCGCTACGCCGAGATGCGCGCGGCGGCGCTCGCCGTCGAGGAGGCGGGATTCGACGGGCTCTGGACGTGGGATCACTTGCGGGATCCCGATCGAGACGGGGGGCCGGGCGTGCCGGAGGCGTGGACGGTCCTGGCGGCGCTCGCCGAGGCCACGCGGCGGATCTCCCTCGGGCCGCTCGTGCTGAACGTGGCGAATCGCCATCCGGGCCTCCTCGCCAACATGGCGGCGACGCTTCAGGCGGTGTCGGGCGGGCGCCTGCTCCTCGGGCTCGGCGCCGGCGGGAGCCGCCGGACCCCGTACGCCGCGGAGCAGGAGGCGCTCGGGCTGAGCGTCGAGCGCGACGAGGTCCGCGCGCGGCGCGTCGCCGAGGCGATCGACGTCATGCGCCGGCTCTGGTCCGGCGACGGCGGGAGCTTCGCCGGCGGCGCCTATCGCCTCGAGCGGCCGTCGGGATTCCTCCGGCCCGATCCCCCGCCGCCGATCATCGTCGGCGGGTTCGGCCCGCGGATGGCGGGCATCGCGGGCACGCACGCGGACGGCTTCAACACGCAGGCGTTCCATCCGCGCCTCGCCGACCTCGTCCAGGTCGCGCGCGACGCGCACACCGCCGCGGGGCGCGACGCCTCCCGGTTCATCGTCACGGTGTTCGCGGGAATGGAGGAGCGCTGGCTCAGGCCGGACTCGCGCGCCCGGCAGTCGCTCGAGCGCGTCGGCGTCCACCGGCTGATCCTGCTCGTGAGCCCGCCCTTCGACGCGGGCGAGATCCGGCGCGCGGGACGTCTGCTCGGCGGCGCGCCCGCCGACACGCGCTAG